A region of Maridesulfovibrio bastinii DSM 16055 DNA encodes the following proteins:
- a CDS encoding sigma-54-dependent transcriptional regulator, translated as MADTQKIALVVDDEPSLRMLVRAVLEDDGWQVHEAESGEKALEIFPSTTIHAALVDMRMDGMNGTELMDKLHKFEPGLPVIMLTAYGNVGSAVVAMKQGAYDYLTKPADNEELKAVMNKAWEYSRLLNENARLKSAASDNIRMIGSSRAMLQVKDLIEQAGPSEATILILGESGTGKELVAEGLHRSSSRSDKPLIKVNCAALPADLLESELFGYVKGAFTGAANNKPGRFQLASGGTLFLDEIGEMDPVLQAKILRALQEKIVEPLGSVNPVETDVRIIAATNRDLKEEVKKGNFREDLYYRLSVLEIRIPPLRERTEDIPLLVSFLLEKLGRKNKKKIRTVSPAFLEALTMHDWPGNVRELENVLERAVILSRSERLGTDLLPPQILSAPVVKKAPHEEEKTTVPSTETDSPVSLDNAEKQALIAALEANNDHRERTAEALGISRRTLQYKLKKYGLTKRK; from the coding sequence ATGGCAGATACTCAGAAAATAGCACTTGTGGTTGATGACGAACCGTCACTTAGAATGCTCGTCAGAGCTGTGCTTGAAGATGACGGCTGGCAGGTGCATGAAGCTGAATCAGGTGAAAAAGCACTGGAAATATTCCCATCCACAACAATCCACGCCGCACTGGTTGATATGCGCATGGACGGCATGAACGGTACGGAACTTATGGATAAGCTCCATAAGTTTGAACCGGGGCTGCCGGTCATCATGCTCACAGCTTACGGTAATGTCGGCTCGGCAGTTGTAGCCATGAAGCAGGGGGCTTACGATTACCTCACAAAACCTGCGGATAACGAAGAGCTGAAAGCTGTGATGAACAAAGCCTGGGAATACAGCAGACTGCTCAATGAAAATGCGAGACTGAAATCAGCAGCTTCGGACAATATCCGCATGATCGGCAGCAGCAGGGCTATGCTACAGGTAAAAGACCTTATCGAACAGGCCGGACCGTCAGAAGCAACAATTCTTATTCTGGGAGAGTCCGGGACAGGAAAGGAACTTGTGGCTGAAGGTCTGCACAGGTCCAGCTCCAGAAGTGATAAGCCGTTGATTAAAGTTAACTGTGCCGCCCTGCCGGCAGACCTGCTGGAGAGCGAACTTTTCGGTTACGTCAAAGGAGCATTTACCGGCGCAGCCAATAATAAACCGGGCAGGTTTCAACTAGCCTCAGGCGGAACTCTCTTTCTGGATGAAATAGGAGAAATGGACCCGGTGTTGCAGGCAAAGATTTTACGGGCTTTGCAGGAAAAAATAGTTGAACCTCTTGGAAGCGTTAATCCCGTTGAAACAGATGTGCGCATTATCGCCGCGACCAACAGGGATCTGAAAGAAGAAGTTAAAAAAGGAAATTTCAGGGAAGATTTGTATTATCGTTTAAGTGTGCTGGAAATCCGTATTCCCCCACTTCGTGAACGTACTGAAGATATCCCGCTTCTGGTAAGTTTTCTGCTGGAAAAACTCGGCCGCAAAAACAAGAAAAAAATCCGCACCGTATCCCCTGCTTTTCTGGAAGCTCTCACCATGCATGACTGGCCCGGAAATGTGCGCGAGCTGGAAAACGTTCTTGAACGCGCTGTTATTTTAAGCAGATCGGAAAGGCTGGGAACAGACCTGCTTCCTCCGCAGATTCTCTCTGCCCCGGTCGTAAAAAAAGCTCCGCACGAAGAAGAAAAAACAACCGTGCCGTCAACCGAGACAGACTCTCCGGTTTCGCTTGATAATGCAGAAAAACAGGCTTTGATAGCGGCTTTGGAAGCAAACAATGATCATCGCGAAAGAACCGCGGAAGCTCTGGGCATAAGCAGAAGGACATTGCAGTATAAACTGAAAAAATACGGGCTGACTAAAAGAAAATAA
- a CDS encoding HDOD domain-containing protein, translating to MKEASISEHTTAKARALVEERFSRVDLNSPVFRVLFDLSVEHVAKDMVDNPKRYAPRPEVSMPGTHFDAIDPVTLLQDEIKLPSLPQIFIELKQVMNDPSSSAADLADVISQDTGLSAFLLRMVNSAFYSFPSQIDTISRAVAVIGTRQLSTLALGTSVMDMFKDMAAKAIDLELFWQHSFACGTIARELASILGNASPERCFVAGMLHDIGRPVLINAMPERAVAAANISEFKKAQLHRAERITIGFDHAHLGGMLLRKWNLPFPLVSAVLYHHNPNKAKKYPEARIVYFSNIITKALGIGTSGDFIIPDIPEEYWESSGINSEVLTMLISRLDTLLESAFSILESAA from the coding sequence ATGAAAGAAGCTTCCATATCTGAACATACCACAGCAAAGGCCAGGGCCCTTGTTGAAGAACGTTTTTCACGAGTAGATCTGAACAGTCCTGTTTTCAGGGTTCTTTTTGATCTGTCGGTTGAACATGTAGCTAAAGATATGGTTGATAATCCGAAGCGTTATGCCCCACGCCCGGAAGTATCCATGCCGGGAACCCATTTTGATGCGATTGATCCTGTGACCCTTTTGCAGGATGAAATTAAACTTCCTTCACTTCCGCAGATATTTATCGAACTTAAGCAGGTTATGAACGACCCTTCAAGCTCAGCCGCTGATCTTGCAGACGTAATTTCGCAGGATACAGGACTTTCGGCTTTTCTGCTGAGAATGGTCAATAGTGCCTTTTACAGTTTTCCATCCCAGATTGATACCATTTCAAGAGCGGTTGCGGTTATAGGAACACGCCAGCTTTCAACTCTGGCTCTCGGGACATCCGTCATGGACATGTTCAAGGACATGGCGGCAAAAGCAATTGATCTTGAACTTTTCTGGCAGCACAGTTTCGCCTGTGGAACAATTGCCAGAGAGCTGGCTTCAATACTCGGAAACGCTTCGCCGGAAAGATGCTTTGTTGCCGGGATGCTGCATGACATAGGCCGCCCGGTGCTTATTAACGCCATGCCCGAAAGGGCAGTAGCTGCGGCAAATATATCAGAATTTAAAAAAGCCCAGCTCCACCGGGCTGAAAGAATTACGATCGGCTTCGACCACGCCCACCTAGGCGGAATGCTGCTGCGCAAATGGAACCTTCCTTTCCCGCTTGTTTCAGCAGTGCTTTATCATCACAATCCCAACAAAGCTAAAAAATATCCTGAAGCCAGAATAGTTTATTTTTCCAATATCATAACCAAAGCTCTTGGAATCGGAACAAGCGGAGACTTTATTATACCTGATATTCCGGAAGAATACTGGGAGTCGTCAGGTATCAATTCCGAGGTACTGACTATGCTGATTTCACGTCTTGATACACTTCTTGAATCAGCCTTTTCCATTCTTGAATCAGCTGCATAA
- a CDS encoding NifU family protein, whose amino-acid sequence MREKVEAALEKVRPLLQADGGNVELVEVTDKGIAIVRLEGACKGCPMSQITLRNAIERTLLKEIPELKGVEPAES is encoded by the coding sequence ATGCGCGAAAAAGTCGAAGCCGCACTGGAAAAAGTCAGACCCCTTTTACAGGCTGACGGCGGCAACGTAGAACTCGTTGAGGTAACAGATAAAGGCATTGCAATCGTCCGCCTGGAGGGAGCCTGCAAAGGTTGCCCTATGTCCCAGATAACCCTGCGCAATGCGATAGAACGCACACTGCTCAAGGAAATCCCGGAACTCAAGGGCGTTGAACCTGCTGAATCATAA
- the gltX gene encoding glutamate--tRNA ligase, with translation MSETITRFAPSPTGHLHIGGARTALFSWLMARHDNGKFVLRIEDTDRKRSTQEFTDAILASMKWLGMDWDGDPIYQSDRFDLYNKEIDRLIEEGKAYWCDCTAEQVDAMREKAMKEKRKPKYDGSCREKNLGPGENRVVRFKAPQDGTTVYHDLIKGTISVHNSEMDDMILRRSDGTPTYNIAVVIDDHTMGVTQVIRGDDHVNNTPRQILLYKALGWDVPKFGHVPMILGPDKKKLSKRHGALSVMEYEKMGYLPEAVVNYLVRLGWSHGDQEIFTIEELIEYFNTDSLGSSPSVFDLKKLDWVNSEYIKNKQPAELIPGMRSFMPEGMNPSDEILEKAIPLLQPRVSNYVEMVEMSRFFFVTSEELEYEQKGVDKFFKAEDLEKLKDLADRIKADSEFTHDSLEAVCTGYLEEKELKFKAIGQPVRLALCGATKSPGGLYELMLVLGRDETLARLERAVKLFS, from the coding sequence ATGAGCGAGACCATAACCCGTTTCGCCCCGAGTCCGACAGGACATCTGCATATCGGTGGCGCAAGAACGGCTCTTTTTTCATGGCTGATGGCCAGACACGACAACGGAAAATTTGTTCTGCGTATCGAAGATACAGACCGCAAACGCTCCACACAGGAATTCACAGACGCTATCCTTGCTTCCATGAAATGGCTTGGAATGGACTGGGATGGCGACCCTATTTATCAGAGTGATCGCTTTGACTTATACAACAAAGAGATTGATCGCCTGATAGAAGAAGGAAAAGCCTACTGGTGCGACTGCACGGCAGAACAGGTTGACGCCATGCGTGAAAAAGCCATGAAGGAAAAACGCAAACCCAAATATGACGGTTCCTGCCGTGAAAAGAATCTCGGACCGGGTGAAAACAGGGTCGTACGTTTTAAAGCTCCTCAGGACGGCACTACTGTTTATCACGATCTCATCAAGGGAACCATCAGCGTTCACAACTCCGAAATGGACGACATGATTCTGCGCCGTTCAGACGGAACCCCTACTTACAACATAGCAGTGGTCATAGATGACCATACTATGGGAGTTACACAGGTTATCCGCGGAGACGACCACGTCAACAACACCCCTCGCCAGATCCTTCTTTACAAGGCCCTTGGCTGGGATGTTCCTAAATTCGGTCATGTTCCCATGATTCTCGGTCCTGACAAAAAGAAACTTTCCAAACGTCACGGCGCTCTTTCTGTCATGGAATATGAAAAGATGGGTTATCTCCCGGAAGCAGTTGTAAACTATCTGGTACGGCTGGGCTGGTCTCACGGAGATCAGGAAATCTTTACCATCGAAGAACTGATTGAATACTTCAACACTGATTCTCTTGGAAGCTCACCCTCTGTTTTCGACCTGAAAAAACTGGATTGGGTTAACAGCGAATACATAAAAAACAAGCAGCCAGCAGAGCTTATCCCCGGCATGCGTTCTTTTATGCCGGAAGGAATGAATCCTTCGGATGAGATTCTCGAAAAAGCAATCCCTCTGCTCCAGCCGCGTGTTTCCAACTATGTTGAAATGGTTGAGATGAGTCGCTTCTTCTTCGTCACTTCTGAAGAACTGGAATACGAACAAAAAGGTGTTGATAAATTCTTTAAAGCTGAAGATCTGGAAAAATTAAAAGATTTGGCTGACAGAATAAAAGCAGACAGCGAATTTACTCACGACAGTCTCGAAGCAGTCTGTACCGGCTATCTTGAAGAAAAAGAGCTTAAGTTCAAAGCCATAGGACAGCCTGTGCGTCTGGCTTTATGCGGAGCTACCAAAAGCCCCGGCGGACTTTATGAGCTCATGCTGGTTCTCGGCAGGGATGAAACCCTCGCCAGACTTGAAAGAGCTGTAAAACTTTTCAGCTGA
- a CDS encoding gamma-glutamyltransferase family protein, with the protein MTSFDISSHNSPQFEMKSRRSPVYATSGMVASSQPLATEAGLEMLRKGGTAADAAVAAAAALAVLEPCSTGLGGDSFALYYSAADKKIYALNGSGKSPENISIELLNSKGISGEIPPHSGLAVTTPGACAAWCDLALKFGSLNAGEIFEPAIRYAENGFPVGPVTAWLWKQGAADALSVHPGGNALLLNGHAPRTGEIFKNKNLAEMFKKLASGSFSEAKDEFYKGETSEKIVQAVLNAGGVLSAKDMAGHESLWCDPIGTIYRDRKVFECPPNGQGLAALLALGILQNFSPEELGAPFSARRLHIMIEAMRLGFADARRHITDPETYHIPLKTMLSAEYSRSRAELIDFYQANPCFKSGVPESSSDTVYFCTVDKFGNACSMVSSVYMEFGTGIVPDGLGFSLQNRGNNFSLDPEHPNALAPGKRTYHTIIPGMMLREDNSLYGPFGVMGGFMQPQGHLQVVSAMCDDGADPQKALDRLRFCISSGKAGGSVSLEHGIDPGVINRLKDVGHEIHVSRGYGRTLFGRGQIIVRDPESGVLCGGCDPRSDGSVSGII; encoded by the coding sequence ATGACTTCTTTTGACATTTCGTCCCACAATTCACCACAATTTGAAATGAAATCGCGCCGCAGCCCGGTTTACGCGACCTCTGGCATGGTTGCCAGCAGTCAGCCTCTGGCAACAGAAGCCGGACTGGAAATGCTCCGCAAAGGAGGAACCGCGGCAGACGCAGCGGTTGCCGCAGCGGCTGCTCTAGCAGTATTGGAACCGTGCAGCACCGGACTTGGTGGTGACTCTTTCGCCCTGTATTACAGTGCAGCGGATAAAAAAATTTATGCCCTCAACGGTTCAGGAAAATCTCCTGAAAATATTTCTATAGAACTGCTTAATTCAAAAGGAATCAGTGGAGAAATACCGCCCCACAGTGGGCTGGCGGTGACTACTCCCGGTGCCTGCGCTGCATGGTGTGATCTTGCTCTGAAATTCGGCAGTCTGAATGCAGGAGAAATTTTTGAGCCGGCAATACGCTATGCTGAAAACGGATTTCCGGTGGGTCCGGTTACTGCGTGGCTCTGGAAACAGGGAGCAGCAGATGCGCTCTCCGTACATCCCGGAGGAAACGCCCTGCTTTTAAACGGCCATGCCCCCCGCACAGGAGAAATTTTTAAAAATAAAAATCTTGCAGAAATGTTTAAAAAACTTGCTTCGGGATCTTTTAGCGAGGCAAAAGATGAATTTTATAAAGGCGAAACCTCAGAAAAAATCGTGCAGGCAGTCCTTAATGCAGGCGGGGTTCTTTCTGCAAAAGATATGGCCGGACATGAAAGCCTCTGGTGTGATCCGATAGGAACAATTTACAGAGACAGAAAAGTTTTTGAATGCCCTCCTAACGGTCAGGGACTTGCCGCTCTTCTTGCTCTGGGTATTTTGCAGAATTTCAGCCCGGAAGAACTGGGAGCACCTTTCTCGGCCCGCAGGCTGCACATCATGATTGAAGCAATGCGGCTCGGATTTGCCGATGCCAGACGGCATATTACGGACCCTGAGACATACCATATCCCGCTTAAAACAATGCTCAGTGCTGAATACAGTCGCAGCAGAGCTGAACTTATTGATTTTTATCAGGCCAATCCGTGTTTCAAAAGCGGAGTTCCGGAAAGTTCATCTGACACAGTATATTTCTGCACGGTTGATAAATTCGGCAACGCCTGTTCAATGGTCAGCAGTGTGTATATGGAATTCGGAACCGGAATTGTCCCTGACGGGCTCGGCTTTTCACTTCAGAACCGCGGGAACAATTTTTCACTCGATCCTGAACATCCCAACGCACTGGCTCCCGGAAAACGGACATATCATACCATAATACCGGGAATGATGCTGCGTGAAGACAACTCACTATACGGCCCGTTCGGCGTTATGGGCGGATTCATGCAGCCGCAGGGTCACCTTCAGGTTGTTTCAGCCATGTGTGATGACGGAGCAGATCCTCAGAAGGCTCTGGACAGACTGCGTTTCTGCATCAGTTCCGGTAAAGCCGGCGGAAGTGTTTCCCTTGAGCACGGAATAGACCCCGGAGTTATAAACAGATTGAAGGACGTAGGCCATGAAATTCATGTCAGCCGTGGCTATGGGCGGACACTTTTCGGCAGAGGACAGATTATTGTCAGAGACCCTGAGAGTGGAGTTCTGTGCGGTGGATGTGATCCAAGGTCCGATGGAAGTGTTTCCGGTATAATCTGA
- the rpmB gene encoding 50S ribosomal protein L28, which yields MSQVCDICGKGPQVGNNVSHAHNKTKRRFMPNLQKVRAQFPDGSVKRINACTRCIRSGAVVKPVANKADK from the coding sequence ATGTCCCAGGTTTGCGATATATGCGGTAAAGGACCCCAGGTCGGCAACAACGTTTCTCATGCTCATAACAAGACAAAAAGACGTTTTATGCCCAACCTGCAGAAAGTCCGTGCACAGTTTCCTGACGGAAGCGTCAAGCGTATTAATGCTTGTACTCGCTGTATTCGTTCCGGAGCTGTTGTAAAGCCCGTTGCCAATAAAGCTGACAAGTAA
- a CDS encoding DUF177 domain-containing protein — translation MKEIWLDLNDIPEEGKNFIFDDQSFWEEAWKNFKFNTSVGEPLVSEIFVLPQENGCLYKGSLSGSVIVPCDRCMADHEQPISSQFEDFEQLAEEGEESFLEAADGTRRLNAGAIFWEQFVLAYPSKPLCSEDCKGLCPECGADLNKGKCECKQDKGDPRLAVLRNLKIKN, via the coding sequence ATGAAAGAAATCTGGCTTGATTTAAATGATATCCCCGAAGAGGGAAAAAACTTTATTTTCGATGACCAATCCTTTTGGGAAGAGGCATGGAAAAATTTTAAGTTCAATACTTCTGTCGGAGAACCTTTAGTGTCGGAGATCTTTGTTCTCCCTCAGGAGAATGGCTGTCTCTACAAAGGCAGTCTTTCTGGCTCTGTAATCGTACCCTGCGATCGCTGCATGGCCGATCACGAGCAACCTATAAGCAGCCAATTCGAAGATTTTGAACAACTTGCCGAGGAAGGCGAGGAATCTTTTCTCGAAGCGGCGGACGGAACGCGCAGACTCAATGCCGGAGCAATCTTCTGGGAGCAATTCGTACTGGCCTACCCGTCCAAACCCCTGTGCAGTGAAGACTGCAAAGGACTCTGCCCCGAATGCGGAGCGGACCTCAATAAAGGAAAGTGCGAATGTAAGCAGGATAAAGGCGATCCAAGGCTTGCAGTTTTACGCAATCTTAAGATAAAGAACTGA
- the rpmF gene encoding 50S ribosomal protein L32 has product MALPKKKTSKSRRNMRRSHDKVAAPNVIYCECGEPVLPHRACSACGTYNGRQVTESSDA; this is encoded by the coding sequence ATGGCTTTACCCAAGAAAAAAACATCCAAGTCACGTAGAAATATGCGCAGATCACACGACAAAGTAGCTGCACCCAACGTAATTTATTGCGAATGCGGCGAACCTGTTCTGCCTCACAGAGCATGCTCAGCATGTGGAACCTACAATGGTCGTCAGGTAACAGAATCTTCCGATGCATAA
- the plsX gene encoding phosphate acyltransferase PlsX — translation MHKKSPRIAVDAMGGDYGLSEVVPGAVNAAKQGIPVILTGDEYMIRSELDKLDTGSCDIEVVHASQIVTMEDKPSEALRKKKDSSIQVACRLVRDGHADGVVSAGNSGATVACGMFTIGRIKGVLRPGMAGILPTEKSPMVLIDVGANVDCKPEHLFQYGLMADVLAKDVLGIENPKVGLLTIGEEEGKGNSLVRTSYEMLRKSSLNFVGNIEGRDIFTGDVDVAVCDGFVGNVALKLSEGLAKSLSSILKGELKRDLVSKIGAMLAMKAFKRFARLVDKSEYGGAPVLGLNGIALVCHGKADSRAIERAIEMASKFVENDAVTHLKEGLAEHSNMTVMHSCDS, via the coding sequence ATGCATAAAAAATCGCCCCGTATTGCTGTAGACGCCATGGGTGGCGACTACGGACTTTCGGAAGTAGTTCCGGGAGCGGTTAACGCCGCAAAACAGGGTATTCCAGTCATCTTAACAGGTGACGAGTATATGATCCGGTCCGAGCTTGATAAGCTCGATACCGGGTCATGCGATATTGAAGTTGTTCATGCGTCACAGATTGTGACTATGGAAGACAAACCATCAGAAGCCCTGCGCAAAAAAAAAGATTCGTCTATTCAGGTTGCATGCAGACTGGTCCGGGACGGCCATGCTGACGGAGTCGTCAGTGCCGGCAATTCCGGAGCAACTGTAGCCTGCGGTATGTTTACCATCGGCAGAATCAAAGGAGTGCTCCGTCCCGGTATGGCAGGAATTCTGCCTACCGAAAAGAGTCCTATGGTTCTGATAGACGTTGGAGCCAATGTTGACTGCAAACCGGAACATCTTTTCCAGTATGGCCTTATGGCTGATGTGCTGGCAAAAGATGTACTTGGTATTGAGAATCCGAAAGTCGGACTTCTGACCATTGGCGAAGAAGAAGGCAAAGGCAACTCCCTGGTACGAACTTCTTATGAAATGCTGAGAAAATCTTCCCTGAACTTTGTAGGCAATATAGAGGGAAGGGATATTTTCACAGGCGATGTTGATGTGGCTGTCTGCGATGGTTTTGTCGGAAACGTTGCCCTTAAACTTTCGGAAGGCTTGGCTAAAAGCCTGAGCAGCATTCTGAAAGGCGAACTCAAGAGGGACCTCGTTTCCAAAATCGGAGCCATGCTGGCAATGAAAGCTTTCAAACGTTTTGCCCGTCTGGTTGATAAGTCTGAATACGGTGGGGCTCCAGTTCTGGGGCTTAACGGAATTGCACTTGTCTGCCACGGAAAAGCTGACTCAAGAGCTATTGAGAGAGCCATTGAAATGGCCTCGAAATTTGTGGAAAACGACGCGGTAACACACCTCAAGGAAGGGCTTGCCGAACATAGCAACATGACTGTAATGCATTCATGTGACAGCTGA
- a CDS encoding beta-ketoacyl-ACP synthase III — protein MSINVHIKGLGHHVPEKILSNQDLEKIVDTSDEWITSRTGISNRHIVEDETCVDLAYEASLKALKKAGLEADDLTHIIVATFTGDRPLPSASCLLMERLGIKQKAAMDIAAACSGFVYGLETARAFIALHPESKILVVGSEILTSRVNWKDRSTCVLFGDGAGAAVLTGDDGAEHDGKLLDVVISADGALSMALAIKGGGSALPYHLGDNVGEEYFIEMRGREVFKHAVRNMASISKEVLARHGYTTDDVDVLVPHQANQRIIEAVGKKLSIPVEKVFSNVSRFGNTSAASIPIALSEAKEIGAIKEGDLVLVTTFGGGLTWGSALLQF, from the coding sequence ATGAGCATCAACGTCCACATCAAGGGACTTGGACATCACGTCCCTGAAAAAATACTTTCCAATCAGGATCTCGAAAAAATCGTCGATACTTCAGACGAATGGATCACCTCCCGCACCGGTATTTCCAACCGCCATATTGTCGAAGACGAAACATGCGTCGACCTTGCATACGAAGCTTCTCTCAAAGCACTCAAAAAAGCAGGTCTTGAAGCCGATGACCTCACCCACATCATAGTTGCCACCTTTACCGGTGACAGGCCCCTGCCTTCCGCAAGCTGCCTGCTCATGGAAAGACTCGGCATAAAACAGAAAGCAGCCATGGATATTGCTGCGGCCTGTTCAGGCTTTGTTTACGGACTTGAAACAGCAAGGGCTTTCATCGCACTGCACCCTGAATCAAAAATACTGGTTGTCGGCAGTGAAATACTCACCAGCCGGGTAAACTGGAAAGACCGCTCCACCTGTGTCCTTTTCGGTGACGGGGCAGGAGCTGCAGTCCTGACCGGTGATGACGGGGCTGAACACGATGGCAAGCTGCTTGATGTCGTAATCAGCGCAGATGGAGCTCTTAGCATGGCACTCGCCATCAAGGGCGGCGGATCAGCTCTTCCTTACCATCTTGGTGACAATGTCGGCGAAGAATACTTTATTGAAATGCGGGGACGTGAAGTTTTCAAACATGCCGTACGCAACATGGCATCCATTTCAAAAGAAGTACTTGCAAGACATGGCTACACCACTGATGATGTTGACGTTCTGGTTCCCCATCAGGCTAATCAGCGCATTATTGAAGCTGTGGGTAAAAAACTTTCAATTCCGGTGGAAAAAGTTTTCTCGAATGTATCCAGATTTGGAAACACCTCAGCGGCGTCAATCCCTATTGCACTTTCAGAAGCAAAAGAAATAGGCGCCATTAAAGAAGGTGATCTGGTTCTGGTTACAACTTTCGGCGGAGGCCTCACCTGGGGTTCCGCTCTTTTGCAGTTTTAA
- the fabG gene encoding 3-oxoacyl-[acyl-carrier-protein] reductase, whose translation MSDLPSTAFVTGGSRGIGAACAKALANDGFNVIITYVSRPDEAEKVCQEIEASGVTARAVKLDSSDREAVASFFKDEIKGKISLDVLVNNAGITRDGLLIRMKDQDWDKVLDINLTGAFTILREAAKVMVRQKNGRIINITSVSGQAGNPGQANYSAAKSGLIGLTKSAAKELASRNITVNAVAPGFIHTDMTAKLTEDQVKMMLDNIPLGKLGSVEDIANAVSFLSSEKSGYITGQVIAVNGGMYM comes from the coding sequence ATGAGTGATCTGCCAAGCACCGCCTTTGTTACAGGCGGGTCCAGAGGAATAGGCGCAGCATGCGCAAAAGCCCTCGCCAATGACGGTTTTAACGTCATCATAACTTACGTCAGCCGCCCTGATGAAGCTGAAAAGGTCTGTCAGGAAATTGAGGCTTCAGGCGTAACGGCCCGTGCAGTTAAATTGGATTCCTCTGACCGTGAAGCAGTTGCTTCTTTTTTCAAAGATGAGATTAAAGGCAAAATCAGCCTCGATGTTCTGGTTAATAATGCCGGAATTACCCGCGACGGGCTTCTCATCCGCATGAAAGATCAGGACTGGGATAAAGTACTTGATATAAATCTGACCGGGGCTTTCACCATTCTGCGTGAAGCAGCCAAAGTAATGGTCAGACAGAAAAATGGCAGGATAATAAACATCACTTCCGTGTCCGGACAGGCGGGAAATCCCGGACAGGCCAACTACTCTGCAGCAAAGTCCGGCTTGATCGGACTGACCAAGTCTGCCGCAAAGGAACTTGCTTCGCGTAATATCACAGTTAATGCTGTTGCTCCGGGTTTCATACACACGGATATGACAGCAAAGCTGACCGAAGATCAGGTTAAGATGATGTTGGATAATATTCCACTCGGGAAACTAGGTTCCGTTGAAGACATCGCAAATGCCGTGTCTTTCCTGTCGTCGGAAAAATCCGGCTATATTACAGGACAGGTTATTGCCGTCAACGGCGGAATGTACATGTAG
- a CDS encoding acyl carrier protein, whose translation MSVAEQVKGIIVDQLGVSEEEVKEEASFVEDLGADSLDLTELIMAMEEEFDVEIEDEDAQKILKVKDAISFVESKQ comes from the coding sequence ATGTCCGTAGCTGAACAAGTAAAAGGTATTATCGTAGACCAGCTTGGTGTAAGTGAAGAAGAAGTTAAAGAAGAAGCTTCCTTCGTAGAAGATCTCGGTGCAGACTCTCTTGACCTGACAGAACTGATCATGGCCATGGAAGAAGAGTTTGATGTTGAAATCGAAGACGAAGATGCACAGAAAATTCTCAAAGTAAAAGACGCTATCAGCTTTGTTGAAAGCAAGCAGTAG